Proteins from a genomic interval of Psychrobacter urativorans:
- a CDS encoding replication-associated recombination protein A, translating to MSSSFHADTPLAQRMRPTSLDAIIGQLHLLATGAPLRRLVEQGHLPSIILHGEAGIGKTTIAMLLAAAVGRPFHALSALNTGVKQLREVLDSKDSLNFESPVVFIDEIHRFNKAQQDALLGAVESGDITLIGATTENPSFSVNNALLSRCQVYRLEPLSAEQIATVLQRAITEDYQLKCLDINLQAEHFISELAHGDARKALNLLELAIQTADPKQSPLIIDDALIGRVAQTALVRYDKDGEQHYDMVSALIKSVRGSDPDAALYWMARMLVGGEPADFIARRLVILASEDIGNANPNALLLADTALRSVQSIGMPEARIILGQVVVYLATSAKSNSTYNAINAAMTLAEKDASPVPLHLRNGVTKLMRNEGYGKGYAYPHHYPNHYYPQSYLPDNLVGTRFYEFADNQREQHSKQFMDWLKNQAASNQ from the coding sequence ATGTCATCATCTTTCCATGCCGATACGCCCCTTGCGCAGCGCATGCGCCCTACTTCCCTTGATGCCATTATTGGACAGCTGCATTTATTAGCAACGGGTGCGCCGCTACGACGTTTAGTTGAGCAAGGGCATTTGCCATCGATTATTTTGCATGGTGAAGCGGGTATTGGTAAAACCACGATTGCGATGTTACTTGCCGCGGCGGTGGGACGACCTTTTCATGCGTTATCGGCGCTCAATACCGGCGTCAAGCAATTGCGCGAGGTATTAGACAGTAAAGATTCATTGAACTTTGAGTCTCCGGTAGTATTTATTGATGAGATTCACCGTTTTAATAAGGCACAGCAGGATGCCTTGTTAGGTGCGGTGGAATCAGGTGACATTACCTTGATTGGCGCGACCACGGAAAACCCTTCCTTTAGTGTCAATAATGCGCTGCTGTCACGCTGCCAAGTGTACCGTTTAGAGCCGCTGAGCGCGGAGCAAATTGCAACGGTGCTACAGCGTGCCATTACTGAAGATTATCAGCTAAAATGCCTTGATATCAACTTACAAGCTGAGCACTTTATCAGTGAATTGGCGCATGGCGATGCCCGTAAAGCGTTAAATTTATTAGAGTTAGCGATTCAAACCGCTGACCCAAAACAATCGCCACTCATTATTGATGACGCATTAATTGGGCGCGTGGCTCAAACGGCATTGGTACGTTATGACAAAGATGGCGAGCAGCATTATGATATGGTTTCAGCGCTGATAAAATCGGTGCGCGGCTCTGACCCTGATGCTGCGTTATATTGGATGGCGCGAATGCTAGTAGGCGGTGAGCCTGCTGATTTTATCGCACGGCGGTTGGTGATATTAGCCAGTGAAGATATCGGCAATGCCAATCCCAATGCCCTATTGCTCGCCGACACGGCATTGCGTAGTGTGCAATCCATTGGTATGCCCGAAGCGCGCATTATTTTAGGACAAGTAGTGGTCTATTTAGCGACCAGTGCCAAAAGCAACAGCACTTATAATGCCATTAATGCCGCGATGACATTAGCAGAAAAGGATGCTTCTCCTGTACCACTACATTTGCGTAATGGCGTCACCAAACTCATGCGTAATGAAGGCTATGGTAAAGGCTACGCTTATCCGCACCATTATCCCAATCACTATTATCCGCAATCCTATTTGCCAGATAATTTAGTCGGTACTCGTTTTTATGAATTTGCAGACAATCAGCGCGAGCAACACAGTAAGCAATTTATGGACTGGCTAAAAAACCAAGCAGCCAGTAATCAATAA
- a CDS encoding type IV secretion protein Rhs — MPRQNVNSSTSPSEPSKRRCLFFQFHPKQTRKLNTAEIALARSVFGDTIQLDNVQLKTAWWVLKTYAVSPNGNIYFNRADWIVDFTAESLRKQSWLIHELTHVWQLQQGLNVVRGALLNRRYSYELIAGKPFFNYGIEQQARMVQDYFVRQQRGQDCELLVACIPFLQTKTSANA; from the coding sequence ATGCCAAGGCAAAACGTTAATTCATCTACTAGCCCGTCTGAACCATCAAAGCGACGTTGCTTATTTTTTCAATTCCATCCAAAGCAGACACGCAAATTAAATACGGCGGAAATTGCCCTTGCGCGCTCGGTATTTGGTGACACTATTCAGCTTGATAACGTACAGCTAAAAACGGCATGGTGGGTGCTGAAGACCTATGCCGTCAGTCCTAACGGTAATATTTATTTTAATCGTGCGGATTGGATTGTTGACTTTACCGCAGAGTCACTACGCAAGCAAAGTTGGCTCATTCATGAGTTGACGCACGTTTGGCAACTGCAGCAGGGACTTAATGTCGTGCGCGGTGCCTTATTGAATCGGCGTTATAGCTATGAATTAATAGCGGGCAAGCCCTTTTTTAATTATGGTATTGAGCAGCAAGCGCGCATGGTGCAGGATTATTTTGTACGTCAGCAGCGCGGTCAAGATTGTGAATTACTGGTGGCATGTATTCCATTTTTACAGACTAAAACCAGTGCTAATGCGTAG
- the gltA gene encoding citrate synthase translates to MAENNATLTVDGKDYQLPITEGTLGPSVIDVAAFQKAGYWTYDPGFMVTAPVESKITFIDGGKGELLYRGYPIDQLANNAEYLEVAYALIHGELPNAEQKTEFYKKIHSHTAVHDQLRKFFEGFRRDAHPMAIMVGVVGALSAFYHEGFDVNDVRHREITAIRLIAKMPTLAAMSYKYSQGEPFMYPRNDFTYAENFVYMMFATPADVNFQVNPIIAKALDKIFTLHADHEQNASTSTVRLAGSTGANPYACIAAGIAALWGPSHGGANEAVLEMLDEIGTVENVPAFMEKVKSREVKLMGFGHRVYKNFDPRAQVLKETCDEVLHALGINDPKLELAMALEKIALEDPFFIERNLYPNVDFYSGIILKAIGIPTSMFTVIFSLARTSGWISHWLEMHSEPFKIGRPRQLYTGETQRDFVEIEDRK, encoded by the coding sequence ATGGCTGAGAATAATGCCACCCTAACAGTAGATGGTAAGGATTACCAACTTCCTATTACTGAAGGTACTTTAGGTCCGTCAGTTATCGATGTCGCTGCTTTTCAAAAAGCGGGCTACTGGACTTATGATCCAGGCTTTATGGTAACGGCTCCTGTTGAGTCAAAAATTACGTTTATCGATGGCGGCAAAGGTGAGCTATTGTATCGTGGCTATCCTATCGATCAGTTGGCGAACAATGCTGAATATTTAGAAGTCGCTTATGCGTTGATTCATGGTGAGCTGCCAAACGCTGAGCAAAAAACAGAGTTTTATAAAAAAATTCATAGCCATACTGCGGTACACGATCAATTACGTAAGTTCTTCGAAGGTTTTCGCCGCGATGCTCATCCAATGGCAATTATGGTTGGTGTCGTTGGTGCTTTATCAGCGTTCTACCATGAAGGCTTCGACGTTAACGACGTGCGCCATCGCGAAATCACTGCGATTCGCCTAATTGCTAAAATGCCAACGCTTGCCGCGATGAGTTATAAATACTCACAGGGTGAACCGTTCATGTACCCACGTAATGACTTTACTTACGCGGAAAATTTTGTTTATATGATGTTTGCAACGCCTGCTGATGTTAATTTCCAAGTGAACCCAATCATCGCTAAAGCATTAGACAAAATCTTCACGTTGCATGCCGATCATGAACAAAACGCTTCAACGTCTACCGTACGTTTGGCTGGTTCTACGGGTGCAAACCCTTACGCTTGTATCGCTGCGGGTATTGCTGCGCTATGGGGTCCATCACATGGCGGCGCGAACGAAGCTGTTCTTGAGATGTTAGATGAAATCGGTACGGTTGAAAACGTTCCTGCATTTATGGAAAAAGTGAAGAGCCGTGAAGTGAAGCTTATGGGCTTTGGTCACCGTGTTTATAAAAACTTTGACCCACGCGCACAAGTATTAAAAGAAACTTGTGATGAAGTATTACACGCGTTAGGTATCAACGATCCTAAGCTTGAGCTGGCAATGGCACTTGAGAAAATCGCCCTTGAAGACCCGTTCTTCATCGAGCGTAACTTGTATCCAAACGTTGACTTCTACTCTGGCATCATTCTAAAAGCCATTGGTATCCCAACGTCAATGTTTACCGTTATCTTCTCATTAGCACGTACCTCTGGTTGGATCAGCCATTGGTTAGAGATGCACAGTGAACCGTTCAAAATCGGTCGTCCACGTCAGTTATATACTGGTGAGACGCAACGCGATTTCGTTGAAATCGAAGACCGTAAATAA